A section of the Terriglobia bacterium genome encodes:
- the rpmA gene encoding 50S ribosomal protein L27 produces MAHKKGLGSSRNGRDSNAQRLGVKAFGGQLVPGGSIIVRQRGTRIKPGLNVGRGKDDTLFAKVTGVIKFVDKGSSGKFVMIEPAPAKA; encoded by the coding sequence ATGGCACACAAAAAAGGTTTAGGCAGCTCACGCAACGGCCGCGATTCGAATGCTCAGCGGCTGGGCGTCAAGGCGTTCGGCGGACAGCTCGTCCCCGGTGGCAGCATCATCGTGCGTCAGCGCGGCACACGCATCAAGCCGGGACTCAACGTCGGCCGCGGCAAGGACGACACCCTCTTCGCCAAGGTCACCGGCGTCATCAAGTTCGTGGACAAAGGCTCCAGCGGCAAGTTCGTCATGATCGAGCCCGCACCGGCGAAGGCGTGA
- a CDS encoding ComEC/Rec2 family competence protein, producing MSLRSREPVLWVALAFAGGIIAGTRAWRPETWWWVGFAAACGASAYFLRKREWPAAALAAMAVVCLGALEAQVATPARSVPDLSRWCDGREVTITGHVVRDGVERPPKFGKERQAVEIETEELAGGGAPEPITAGLRITFYGEDSGPPLLYGERLRFPAKLRVPANYQDPGAWDARGYLLSQGIVAMATAKADTVERLEGFGGSRLEDWRNRARRSLMARTVQLWGAKDAPVLYAMLIGQQSYIDRDTRVDFQRTGTYHILVVSGMNVGILAVVVFWILRRLRASEAVTTVAAALATGTYALLTDAGPPILRATLMLWLYLGARLLYRERAPLNAVGAAALGLLALDPKALFDASFQLTFLSVLAIGGIGVPLLERTSEPYRKALRYLDSISYDMTLSPRLAQFRVDLRMVAERLGELLGRRLGRGLLLGAVRATVAAFELLVIAALMQAALALPMAVYFHRAAILALPANSVVVPLATLLMPVAIVAVLLSYVGLGVAKVAIGATAVVLHAITTVVRLLGGWSVADVRIATPSLAAAVGGGIAFALCMVLVRQKRGMAVTGVALLVASAAWITLVPPREQVRPGVLEITTLDVGQGDSHFVVTPQGRKLLLDAGGSPGSDARSSFDVGEDVVSPYLWSRGITRLDAVALTHAHTDHMGGLPSVIANFGPRELWIGSQPQVKEMQELLKIAKAAGVRVVWRRAGERFEFGGATFEVLSPPQDWDASEKARNDDSLVLRVEYGATAALLEGDAEKRMERGVAALHPRADLLKVAHHGSATSTQPELLAAVQPRYAVISVGGRNPFGYPKVEVLERLHGAGVRTYRTDMVGAVTFYLDGKSVEPMLPNRR from the coding sequence GGCGGCGTGCGGCGCATCGGCATATTTCCTGAGAAAACGTGAATGGCCGGCGGCCGCGCTGGCGGCGATGGCGGTGGTGTGTCTGGGAGCGCTCGAGGCGCAGGTCGCCACTCCGGCGAGGAGCGTGCCCGACCTCTCGCGCTGGTGCGATGGACGAGAGGTCACAATCACCGGCCACGTAGTGCGCGACGGCGTGGAACGTCCGCCCAAATTCGGCAAGGAACGGCAGGCGGTCGAGATCGAGACCGAGGAACTCGCCGGCGGGGGCGCTCCGGAACCCATCACTGCCGGGCTGCGGATCACATTCTACGGAGAGGACAGCGGCCCGCCCCTGCTTTACGGCGAGCGGCTGCGCTTCCCGGCGAAGCTGCGCGTGCCGGCGAATTATCAGGATCCCGGGGCGTGGGATGCGCGAGGCTATCTGCTGAGCCAAGGCATCGTCGCGATGGCAACGGCGAAGGCCGACACGGTGGAGCGGCTGGAGGGCTTCGGCGGCTCGCGGCTGGAGGATTGGCGCAACCGTGCGCGGCGCTCGCTGATGGCCCGCACGGTCCAGCTCTGGGGAGCGAAGGATGCGCCGGTGCTTTACGCCATGCTGATCGGCCAGCAGTCCTACATCGATCGCGACACGCGCGTGGATTTCCAGCGGACCGGGACGTACCACATCCTCGTGGTATCGGGGATGAACGTCGGCATCCTGGCGGTGGTGGTGTTCTGGATCCTGCGCCGGCTGAGGGCGTCCGAGGCCGTGACCACTGTGGCCGCGGCACTGGCGACGGGGACATATGCGCTGCTGACCGATGCCGGCCCGCCGATCCTGCGGGCGACGCTGATGCTGTGGCTTTACCTGGGGGCGCGGCTGCTGTATCGCGAACGGGCTCCGCTGAACGCCGTCGGAGCGGCCGCGCTTGGGCTGCTGGCGCTGGATCCCAAGGCGCTTTTCGACGCCAGCTTCCAGCTCACTTTCCTGTCCGTGCTGGCCATTGGCGGGATCGGCGTGCCGCTGCTGGAGCGCACTTCGGAGCCGTATCGCAAGGCGCTGCGCTACCTGGATTCGATCAGCTACGACATGACGCTGTCCCCGCGGCTGGCACAATTCCGCGTCGACCTCCGGATGGTCGCCGAGCGGCTGGGAGAACTGCTGGGAAGACGTCTGGGTCGGGGGCTGCTGCTGGGAGCGGTGCGCGCTACGGTCGCAGCCTTCGAGTTGCTGGTCATCGCGGCGCTGATGCAGGCGGCGCTGGCGCTGCCCATGGCAGTGTATTTCCATCGTGCGGCCATCCTGGCGCTTCCCGCGAACAGCGTGGTGGTTCCGCTGGCCACGCTGCTGATGCCGGTGGCGATCGTGGCCGTGCTGCTCAGCTACGTGGGGCTGGGCGTGGCGAAGGTCGCGATCGGAGCGACGGCGGTCGTCCTGCACGCCATCACCACGGTGGTGCGGCTGCTGGGCGGGTGGTCGGTGGCGGACGTGCGGATCGCGACGCCGTCGCTGGCGGCCGCGGTGGGGGGAGGCATCGCCTTCGCGCTGTGCATGGTGCTGGTGCGGCAGAAGCGCGGAATGGCGGTCACGGGAGTCGCGCTGCTGGTGGCGTCGGCAGCGTGGATCACACTGGTGCCGCCGCGCGAGCAGGTGCGGCCGGGCGTGCTGGAGATCACGACGCTGGACGTCGGACAAGGCGATTCGCACTTCGTGGTCACGCCGCAGGGCCGGAAGCTGCTGCTGGATGCGGGAGGTTCGCCGGGCAGCGACGCGCGCAGCAGCTTCGACGTGGGTGAGGACGTGGTCTCGCCCTACCTGTGGTCGCGGGGCATCACGCGGCTGGATGCGGTGGCGCTGACACATGCGCACACCGACCACATGGGCGGGCTGCCGTCCGTGATCGCCAACTTCGGGCCGCGCGAGCTCTGGATCGGCTCGCAGCCACAGGTCAAAGAGATGCAGGAACTGCTGAAGATCGCGAAAGCCGCCGGCGTCCGGGTGGTGTGGCGCCGGGCGGGCGAGCGCTTCGAGTTCGGGGGAGCGACGTTCGAGGTGCTCTCGCCGCCGCAGGACTGGGACGCAAGCGAGAAGGCGCGCAACGATGACTCGCTGGTCCTGCGCGTGGAGTATGGGGCCACGGCAGCGCTGCTGGAAGGCGACGCGGAGAAGCGCATGGAGCGGGGCGTGGCGGCATTACACCCGCGCGCCGACCTGCTAAAGGTGGCGCACCATGGCAGCGCCACGTCCACCCAGCCGGAGCTTCTGGCCGCGGTGCAGCCGCGCTACGCGGTGATCTCCGTGGGAGGCCGCAACCCGTTCGGCTATCCCAAAGTGGAGGTGCTGGAACGGCTGCACGGCGCGGGCGTGCGCACGTACCGCACGGACATGGTGGGAGCGGTGACCTTCTACCTGGATGGGAAGTCAGTCGAGCCTATGCTGCCGAATCGTCGTTGA
- a CDS encoding DUF2007 domain-containing protein, with product MSAETDDRSQSHDELVEVFGTKEESEAMVVRGLLESAGIEAIITAIDAPQDILPGVGGVIVRVSPERAEEARSLIEDYRDNAPTDEDEGGLNDDSAA from the coding sequence ATGAGCGCCGAAACCGACGATCGCAGCCAGTCGCACGATGAGCTCGTGGAAGTGTTCGGTACCAAGGAAGAGTCCGAAGCCATGGTGGTCCGCGGGCTGCTGGAGTCGGCCGGGATCGAGGCCATCATCACCGCTATCGACGCTCCGCAAGACATCCTGCCCGGCGTCGGGGGCGTGATCGTCCGCGTCAGTCCCGAACGCGCCGAGGAGGCGCGCAGCCTCATCGAGGACTACCGCGATAATGCGCCGACGGATGAAGACGAGGGCGGCCTCAACGACGATTCGGCAGCATAG
- the rplU gene encoding 50S ribosomal protein L21, translating into MYAVIRSGGKQYRVAPGDVIRVERTPADGGQVVFSDILAVSPSDGQISRPQSGAQVIGRVIEEGRGDKVLVFHFKRKKQYKKLAGHRQPFTAVRITEIAFDGQKFTAPEEPVKPKKEKKAKPETHEPREVGAAAPEHKAEKKAAHAKKAAPAKHAAPHKAAAHKKPAAKKPGKGKKK; encoded by the coding sequence ATGTACGCGGTCATCCGCTCCGGCGGGAAGCAATATCGGGTCGCACCCGGCGACGTGATCCGGGTGGAACGGACGCCCGCCGACGGCGGCCAGGTGGTTTTCAGCGACATCCTTGCCGTCAGCCCCTCCGATGGACAGATCTCGCGCCCGCAGAGCGGCGCGCAGGTGATTGGACGCGTGATCGAGGAGGGGCGCGGCGACAAGGTCCTGGTCTTCCATTTCAAGCGCAAGAAGCAGTACAAGAAGCTCGCCGGACACCGCCAGCCCTTCACCGCGGTCCGCATCACCGAGATCGCCTTCGACGGCCAGAAGTTCACCGCTCCCGAAGAGCCGGTCAAGCCGAAGAAGGAAAAGAAGGCCAAGCCCGAGACGCACGAGCCCCGCGAGGTCGGGGCCGCCGCTCCCGAGCACAAGGCCGAGAAGAAGGCAGCGCACGCCAAGAAAGCGGCTCCTGCGAAGCACGCGGCGCCGCACAAAGCCGCCGCGCACAAGAAGCCGGCGGCCAAGAAGCCGGGCAAGGGCAAGAAGAAGTGA
- the gyrB gene encoding DNA topoisomerase (ATP-hydrolyzing) subunit B, translating to MATKESVVATAKEQTKPKKNGVANGATNGESDYTAESIKVLGGMEAVRKRPAMYIGSTGEMGLHHLVYEVVDNSVDEALAGFADKVDATIHIDNSITVIDNGRGIPVDDMDVDGETLPAAQVVMTMLHAGGKFDSSTYKVSGGLHGVGVSCVNALSEELDLEIWRDGSTWEQSYSKGEPTSKLKKTGSAARKRGTKVWFKPDTTIFTTTDYNFDTLAQRLRELAFLNKGLTITLTDERQTDPKTGEAKKVEFKYNGGIAEFIKHLNRGKSVLHDKPIYMEAERSGVTMEIALQYNDGYSETVFAFANNINTVDGGTHLSGFRTALTRTINYAGQQLGLFKDVKESLTGDDVREGLVAVISVKLSQPQFEGQTKGKLNSDIAGVVQAFLNERLGAYFEQNPPVARKIINKAIEAARAREAARKARDLTRRKGALDGGGLPGKLADCSERDPQRCELFLVEGESAGGTAKQGRDRRFQAILPLKGKILNVEKARYDKMLGHEEIRAMITALGAGIGKEDFDPAKLRYAKIILMTDADVDGSHIRTLLLTFFFRHMTELIKRGNVFIAQPPLYSIKKGKSQQYIKDDREFVKVMVKRAAEGMIVRYGEGAAKMEGAQLAKFMTTLNEYLGFFDKVDKHVRNEKITEVLPRADLTKRVDFEGEKKTPPKKLSALEKQFKGIAKDQGIKSYELKYDDEHNLWELHFVDSQGAERVVNWELATTPEFRQMMSKYAGIKEYLQPPFVVQAVSKNGSAQGEEASDAEKADREKAGSKSPKGDAVSKKKTAATEEVEKQTARELFEYVLNEGRKDYTVQRYKGLGEMSSGQLWETTMDPERRTLLSVKLEDIAETENIFSTLMGEDVEARRKFIEENALDVKNLDI from the coding sequence TTGGCGACGAAAGAATCGGTTGTGGCGACGGCCAAAGAGCAAACCAAACCGAAGAAGAACGGCGTCGCGAACGGCGCCACTAACGGCGAGAGCGATTACACCGCCGAGTCCATCAAGGTGCTGGGCGGTATGGAGGCGGTGCGCAAACGCCCCGCCATGTACATCGGTTCGACCGGCGAGATGGGCTTGCACCATCTGGTGTACGAAGTGGTGGACAACTCGGTGGACGAGGCGCTGGCCGGCTTCGCCGATAAGGTGGACGCCACCATTCACATCGACAACTCCATCACGGTGATCGACAACGGGCGCGGCATCCCCGTGGACGACATGGACGTGGATGGTGAAACACTTCCCGCAGCGCAGGTCGTCATGACCATGCTGCACGCCGGCGGCAAGTTCGATTCTTCTACATACAAAGTTTCCGGAGGACTGCACGGCGTGGGTGTGTCGTGCGTCAACGCCCTGAGCGAGGAACTCGACCTGGAGATCTGGCGCGACGGCTCCACCTGGGAGCAGTCGTACTCCAAGGGCGAGCCGACATCAAAACTGAAGAAGACGGGCAGCGCAGCGCGCAAGCGCGGCACCAAGGTGTGGTTCAAGCCTGATACGACCATCTTCACCACCACCGACTACAACTTCGACACGCTGGCGCAGCGCCTCCGCGAACTGGCCTTCCTCAACAAGGGCCTGACCATCACGCTCACCGACGAGCGCCAGACTGACCCCAAAACCGGCGAGGCCAAGAAGGTCGAGTTCAAGTACAACGGCGGCATCGCGGAGTTCATCAAGCACCTGAACCGCGGCAAGAGCGTGCTGCACGACAAGCCGATCTACATGGAAGCCGAACGCAGCGGCGTGACCATGGAGATCGCGCTGCAATACAACGACGGCTACTCGGAGACGGTGTTCGCCTTCGCCAACAACATCAACACGGTGGACGGCGGCACGCACCTGTCGGGTTTCCGCACCGCGCTGACCCGCACCATCAATTACGCCGGCCAGCAACTCGGGCTGTTCAAAGACGTGAAGGAGAGCCTGACGGGCGACGACGTCCGCGAAGGCCTGGTGGCGGTCATCTCCGTCAAGCTGTCGCAGCCGCAGTTCGAAGGCCAGACCAAGGGCAAGCTGAATTCCGACATCGCGGGCGTGGTGCAGGCGTTCTTGAACGAGCGCCTGGGGGCGTACTTCGAGCAGAACCCGCCGGTGGCGCGCAAGATCATCAACAAGGCGATCGAGGCGGCGCGCGCGCGTGAAGCGGCGCGCAAGGCCCGCGATCTCACGCGCCGCAAGGGCGCGCTGGACGGCGGCGGCCTGCCGGGCAAACTGGCCGACTGCTCGGAGCGCGATCCGCAGCGCTGCGAGCTGTTCCTGGTGGAGGGCGAGTCGGCCGGCGGGACGGCCAAGCAGGGCCGCGACCGTCGCTTCCAGGCCATCCTGCCGCTCAAGGGCAAGATCCTGAACGTGGAGAAGGCCCGCTACGACAAGATGCTCGGGCACGAGGAGATCCGCGCCATGATCACGGCGCTGGGCGCCGGCATCGGCAAGGAAGACTTCGATCCGGCCAAGCTGCGCTACGCCAAGATCATCCTGATGACCGACGCCGACGTGGACGGCTCGCACATCCGCACTCTGCTGCTCACGTTCTTCTTCCGCCACATGACGGAGCTGATCAAGCGCGGCAACGTGTTCATCGCGCAGCCGCCGCTGTACTCCATCAAGAAGGGCAAGTCGCAGCAGTACATCAAGGACGACCGCGAGTTCGTGAAGGTGATGGTGAAGCGCGCAGCCGAGGGCATGATCGTGCGCTACGGCGAGGGCGCCGCCAAGATGGAAGGCGCGCAGCTCGCGAAGTTCATGACCACGCTGAACGAGTACCTCGGCTTCTTCGACAAAGTGGATAAGCACGTCCGCAACGAGAAGATCACCGAGGTGCTGCCCCGCGCCGACCTGACCAAGCGCGTGGATTTCGAGGGCGAGAAAAAGACGCCGCCCAAGAAGCTGTCCGCGCTGGAGAAGCAGTTCAAGGGCATCGCCAAGGATCAGGGCATCAAGTCCTACGAGCTGAAGTACGACGACGAGCACAACCTGTGGGAGCTGCACTTCGTGGACTCTCAGGGCGCCGAGCGCGTGGTGAACTGGGAACTGGCAACCACGCCCGAATTCCGCCAGATGATGTCGAAGTACGCTGGGATCAAGGAATATCTGCAGCCGCCGTTCGTCGTCCAGGCGGTCTCGAAGAACGGAAGCGCCCAGGGCGAAGAAGCGAGCGACGCGGAGAAGGCGGACCGCGAAAAAGCGGGAAGCAAATCGCCGAAGGGCGACGCGGTTTCGAAGAAGAAGACGGCCGCAACGGAAGAGGTCGAGAAGCAGACCGCGCGCGAGCTGTTCGAGTACGTCCTGAACGAGGGCCGCAAGGACTATACCGTCCAGCGCTATAAGGGCCTTGGCGAAATGTCGAGCGGGCAGCTATGGGAGACCACCATGGACCCGGAGCGGCGCACGCTGCTCTCGGTCAAGCTCGAGGATATCGCCGAGACCGAGAACATCTTCAGCACGCTGATGGGCGAGGACGTCGAGGCGCGGCGGAAATTCATCGAGGAAAACGCGCTGGACGTGAAGAACCTGGACATCTAA
- a CDS encoding S9 family peptidase translates to MKRLFVCVILLACAAAAQQPPAAAPGTQELTIENIFAEGGVTGRAPESVQWSPDGAKVSFVQRDDAGARGDLWYVDLASGRRAVLVPAKKMATLKAPTKASEEQKERRERYSVEGYQWAPDSKHLLFDADGFLWAYSLDSGTAVQITQAAEPASDPKFSPDGKLISYVRKHNLYVQNVVGGAPRALTKDTDENLLNGEVDWVYEEELEVRSNYFWSPDGKEILFLQMDETQVPTYPIVDWIALPTKTEMQKYPKPGDPNPVVRVGVVKVAGGSVRWAPLPIPKEWGKDYYIPRFGWVKDRIVWAQVLNRAQNELHIYFIDLASGKTQLMLKETSEDWVEVSDDFRILKSGSRFLWSNWRDGFTHLYLYSFDKGNPLLTPARLERQLTKGEFETFGVKGVDEANAQVYLIANANDLRQRQLYRVKLDGTEPMQRVSQPDGTHTANFDETARHYVDTYSNQMFPAVTNLCTVGASCTPIWEPRSVAGYHLLAPKFVEFRAEDGTALYATLLIPPNAAGKVPLILSPYGGPGAQAVRDAWNSTDILFGNVLAQHGFATLIVDNRGTKGRGRKFTAVLKRNLGEMEVRDQMAALEQALAQYPQLDRERVGFWGWSYGGTMTLWALTRTTAFKAGVAVAPVTDWRLYDSIYTERYMGLPKDNEEGYKKSAAASTAAGLHGALLEVHGTGDDNVHVQNTMQMVQAFIDAGKQFELMLYPRKTHGISGPVARDHVFHRILDHFDKNLKGAQAGTQ, encoded by the coding sequence GTGAAGCGCCTTTTTGTATGTGTAATCCTTCTGGCCTGCGCCGCGGCCGCGCAACAACCGCCGGCGGCCGCTCCCGGGACGCAGGAACTTACCATCGAAAATATCTTCGCCGAGGGCGGGGTGACGGGCCGCGCACCGGAGTCGGTGCAGTGGAGCCCGGACGGCGCCAAAGTCTCATTCGTGCAGCGCGACGATGCGGGCGCGCGCGGCGACCTGTGGTACGTGGACCTGGCGAGCGGCCGGAGGGCGGTTCTGGTGCCGGCGAAAAAAATGGCAACGCTGAAGGCTCCCACCAAGGCCAGCGAAGAACAGAAAGAACGGCGGGAGCGGTATTCGGTCGAGGGATACCAGTGGGCGCCCGACTCCAAGCATCTGCTGTTCGATGCCGATGGCTTCCTGTGGGCGTATTCGCTGGATAGCGGAACGGCGGTGCAGATCACGCAGGCGGCCGAGCCGGCGAGCGACCCGAAGTTCTCGCCTGACGGCAAGCTGATCTCCTACGTGCGCAAGCACAACCTGTACGTACAAAACGTCGTGGGGGGAGCCCCGCGCGCGCTTACCAAGGACACCGACGAGAACCTGCTCAACGGCGAAGTGGACTGGGTGTACGAGGAAGAGCTGGAGGTCCGCAGCAACTATTTCTGGTCGCCGGACGGGAAGGAGATCCTCTTCCTGCAAATGGACGAGACGCAGGTTCCGACCTACCCGATCGTGGACTGGATCGCGCTGCCCACCAAGACCGAGATGCAGAAGTATCCCAAGCCGGGCGATCCGAACCCGGTGGTGCGGGTAGGCGTGGTGAAAGTGGCCGGCGGCAGCGTGCGCTGGGCGCCGCTGCCCATCCCCAAGGAGTGGGGCAAGGATTATTACATCCCGCGCTTCGGGTGGGTGAAGGACAGGATCGTGTGGGCGCAGGTGCTCAACCGCGCGCAGAACGAATTGCACATCTACTTCATCGACCTGGCCAGTGGCAAGACGCAGCTCATGCTCAAGGAGACCAGCGAGGATTGGGTGGAAGTCAGCGACGATTTCCGTATCCTGAAGAGCGGAAGCCGCTTCCTGTGGTCGAACTGGCGCGACGGTTTCACGCACCTGTACTTGTACAGCTTTGACAAGGGAAACCCGCTGCTGACACCGGCGCGGCTGGAACGGCAGCTCACGAAGGGTGAGTTCGAGACCTTCGGGGTCAAGGGTGTGGACGAGGCGAACGCCCAGGTGTATCTCATCGCCAACGCCAACGACCTGCGACAGCGGCAGCTCTACCGGGTGAAGCTGGACGGCACGGAGCCGATGCAGCGCGTGTCCCAGCCGGACGGCACGCACACGGCGAACTTCGACGAGACGGCGCGGCACTACGTGGATACGTATTCGAACCAGATGTTCCCGGCGGTGACCAACCTGTGCACCGTCGGCGCATCGTGCACGCCCATCTGGGAGCCGAGGAGCGTGGCGGGCTACCACCTGCTGGCGCCGAAGTTTGTCGAGTTCAGGGCCGAGGACGGCACTGCGCTGTACGCTACGCTGCTGATTCCGCCGAACGCGGCGGGCAAGGTGCCTCTGATCCTGAGCCCCTACGGCGGGCCGGGAGCGCAAGCGGTCCGCGACGCTTGGAATAGCACTGACATTCTGTTCGGGAATGTGCTGGCGCAACACGGATTTGCCACCCTGATCGTAGACAACCGCGGAACCAAGGGACGAGGGCGCAAGTTCACGGCGGTGCTGAAACGCAACCTCGGCGAGATGGAGGTCAGGGACCAGATGGCAGCGCTGGAGCAGGCACTGGCGCAATACCCACAGCTCGACCGGGAGCGGGTGGGATTCTGGGGATGGAGTTACGGCGGCACCATGACGCTGTGGGCGCTGACCCGCACCACGGCATTCAAGGCCGGCGTGGCGGTCGCTCCCGTCACCGACTGGCGGCTCTACGACAGCATCTATACCGAACGCTACATGGGGTTGCCCAAGGACAACGAGGAAGGCTACAAGAAGAGTGCGGCGGCAAGCACAGCGGCGGGACTGCACGGTGCGCTGCTCGAGGTCCACGGGACGGGCGACGACAACGTGCACGTGCAGAACACCATGCAGATGGTGCAGGCCTTCATCGACGCAGGAAAGCAGTTCGAGCTGATGCTCTATCCCAGGAAGACGCACGGCATCAGCGGGCCGGTGGCGCGCGACCACGTCTTCCATCGAATCCTTGACCACTTCGACAAAAACCTGAAGGGGGCGCAGGCAGGAACGCAATGA
- a CDS encoding MBL fold metallo-hydrolase, with protein sequence MSTDAISTAPDVTFQGPRKMSLGDFELEMFSDGTYWLDGGAFFGYIPKALWERKVQADSKNRVTTGLNSVLIRTGKHTILVETGIGPKLDEKTQRIYGPQARLVENLKTGGVDPEEIDIVINTHLHFDHCGWNTHYKGGKVVPTFPRATYYAPLGEVEHGHKQLERDRVSYLSPNYDPLVESGQMKLLAGDSPIVPGVETKVFRGHTAHMQAVIITSGGKKACYVSDLIPTTSHLDLTWGMGYDLFPLDVIESKKKFYSESVPQGWLVIFTHDALIPWCYVEAGAAHGKYVMKPVGGR encoded by the coding sequence ATGAGTACCGATGCAATCAGCACGGCGCCGGATGTCACATTCCAGGGGCCGCGGAAGATGTCGCTGGGCGATTTCGAACTGGAGATGTTCTCGGACGGTACCTACTGGCTGGACGGCGGGGCATTCTTTGGCTACATCCCGAAGGCCCTGTGGGAGCGGAAGGTACAGGCCGACAGCAAGAACCGGGTCACCACAGGTCTGAACTCGGTGCTGATCCGCACGGGCAAGCACACCATCCTGGTCGAGACCGGGATCGGGCCCAAACTGGACGAGAAGACGCAGCGCATCTACGGCCCCCAGGCGCGGCTGGTGGAGAATCTGAAGACCGGCGGCGTCGATCCCGAGGAGATCGACATCGTCATCAACACCCACCTGCACTTCGACCACTGCGGCTGGAACACGCACTACAAGGGTGGCAAGGTGGTGCCGACCTTCCCGCGCGCCACGTACTACGCGCCGCTGGGGGAAGTGGAGCACGGCCACAAGCAACTGGAACGCGACCGGGTCAGCTACCTCAGCCCCAACTACGATCCGCTGGTGGAGAGCGGGCAGATGAAGCTGCTGGCAGGGGATTCGCCCATCGTGCCGGGGGTGGAGACCAAGGTGTTCCGCGGGCACACGGCGCACATGCAGGCGGTGATCATCACTAGCGGCGGCAAGAAGGCGTGCTACGTCAGCGACCTGATCCCCACCACGTCGCACCTCGACCTGACCTGGGGGATGGGATACGACCTGTTCCCGCTGGACGTGATCGAGAGCAAAAAGAAGTTTTACAGCGAATCCGTGCCGCAGGGATGGTTGGTCATCTTTACCCACGACGCGCTGATCCCGTGGTGCTACGTGGAAGCGGGTGCGGCGCACGGGAAGTACGTGATGAAACCAGTCGGCGGTCGTTAG
- a CDS encoding cyclase family protein, with protein MIIDLSHVIEPGMPAYPGLPEPRFRTFLAHGDAARHAHYAPGVSFQIAAYDFGGNTGTYVDAPFHRHPNGADLAGVSLDKLADLPGVLIGAHEDGPIGPETFRSFDLRGRAVLLYTGWSRRWGGDYFRSGPYLTGDACDALIKAGAALVGIDCANIDNMQDPARPAHTRLLAAGTPIVEHLTNLGALAGRGFRFSAVPPAIRGGTSFPVRAFAVCD; from the coding sequence ATGATTATCGACCTCAGCCACGTCATCGAACCCGGCATGCCGGCGTATCCCGGCCTGCCCGAACCGAGGTTCCGCACTTTTCTCGCCCACGGCGACGCTGCGCGCCACGCCCACTACGCTCCCGGTGTGAGCTTCCAGATCGCCGCCTACGACTTTGGCGGCAACACCGGCACCTACGTGGACGCCCCGTTTCACCGTCATCCGAACGGAGCCGACCTGGCGGGCGTTTCGCTGGACAAGCTGGCCGACCTTCCCGGGGTTCTGATCGGAGCTCACGAAGACGGTCCCATTGGGCCGGAAACATTCCGCAGCTTCGACCTGCGGGGACGCGCCGTGCTGCTCTACACGGGATGGTCGCGGCGCTGGGGAGGCGACTACTTCCGCAGCGGCCCGTACCTGACCGGTGACGCTTGCGACGCCCTGATCAAGGCCGGCGCCGCGCTGGTCGGCATCGACTGCGCCAACATCGACAACATGCAGGATCCCGCGCGCCCGGCGCACACGCGGCTGCTCGCCGCAGGCACCCCCATCGTCGAGCACCTGACCAACCTGGGTGCCCTGGCAGGCCGGGGCTTCCGATTTTCCGCCGTGCCGCCAGCAATCCGCGGCGGCACTTCATTTCCTGTTCGCGCATTCGCGGTGTGCGATTGA
- a CDS encoding cupin domain-containing protein: MDVVNLKEKLSRFSEQWSPKIVGEVNDCYVKLVKFQGPFVWHHHNNEDELFMVVKGSFRMCLRDGDVTIREGEFFIVPRGVEHMPVADQECHVLLIEPRTTLNTGNVRNERTLEALDRI, encoded by the coding sequence ATGGACGTCGTCAATCTGAAAGAAAAGCTATCGCGGTTCTCCGAGCAGTGGTCACCCAAAATCGTGGGCGAGGTCAACGATTGCTACGTCAAGCTGGTGAAGTTCCAGGGGCCGTTCGTCTGGCATCACCACAACAACGAGGACGAGCTGTTCATGGTGGTGAAGGGCAGCTTCCGCATGTGCCTGCGCGACGGGGACGTCACCATCCGCGAGGGCGAATTCTTCATCGTGCCGCGTGGGGTCGAGCACATGCCCGTCGCCGACCAGGAATGCCACGTCCTGCTGATCGAGCCGCGCACCACCCTGAACACCGGCAACGTGCGCAATGAGCGGACACTCGAGGCGCTAGATAGGATCTGA
- a CDS encoding SemiSWEET transporter translates to MSHVTFIGFVAGALTTVSFVPQVVKSYRTKRCNDLSGGMLLALTSGVVLWLAYGLFLRSAPIISANAVTLALLVAIIVMKTRYHAT, encoded by the coding sequence ATGTCGCATGTGACCTTCATCGGCTTTGTCGCCGGCGCGCTGACCACCGTTTCTTTCGTGCCCCAGGTCGTCAAGAGCTATCGCACCAAGCGCTGCAACGATCTTTCCGGAGGCATGCTTCTGGCCCTCACCAGCGGCGTCGTACTTTGGCTTGCCTACGGATTGTTTCTGCGCTCGGCGCCGATCATCAGCGCCAACGCAGTCACGCTCGCACTGCTGGTCGCGATCATCGTCATGAAAACCCGTTATCACGCCACCTGA